The Trypanosoma brucei brucei TREU927 chromosome 9, whole genome shotgun sequence genome includes a window with the following:
- a CDS encoding hypothetical protein, unlikely (GPI-Anchor Signal predicted for Tb09.211.4790 by DGPI v2.04 with cleavage site probability 0.64800006 near 65) — protein sequence MFVVVVVVFPLRFAEKQSESSRFVCFCVCVPVVTRWTSASSGAVLCRTTLPHDTTRPRVYIRICGAAALLLMCSLRFERGLNERECLFMMYIPPFVPLYR from the coding sequence atgtttgttgttgttgttgttgtttttccactGCGGTTTGCGGAAAAGCAGTCTGAGAGTTCtaggtttgtttgtttttgtgtgtgcgtaccAGTTGTTACTCGATGGACTTCTGCATCGAGTGGTGCTGTTCTTTGCCGAACCACTCTTCCCCATGATACGACCCGACcacgtgtatatatacgtatatgtgGAGCTGCTGCTCTGCTTTTGATGTGTAGCCTGCGCTTTGAACGGGGATTAAACGAACGTGAGTGCTTGTTTATGATGTACATTCCTCCCTTTGTCCCGTTATATCGTTGA